CGGCGACGAGGGAGTCGTGGCGGAGGATCGGGTGATGCTGGGTAGCGAGGTATGCTTTGGCGTCGTCCTGGACTCCACACCAATTGTCGGGGTCGTGATCAAGTCTTGTTGGGCTACGGAAGGTGGTCCTGATGACGTGCCACCCCGTGAGGATCTTATCAATGATCAGTACGTGATACGTCTTGTGCttgtttgtttaatttctttcaataaaaCTTATCTTTACCTCGTTAAAGAATAGCATATGCAGGTGGCGATATTCACAATAATTAACATTTCCCATTTTCTATCtgagggtgtttcataaaatattaaatgtGACTTGCACCGTCTTCACACTGGATTCGACGTCGACACCGCTATAAATGCTTGCACAGTAGAAATGTTATCCCGGCACAGTCCCGGGATAAATTTCATGTATCCATTCACACTGCAGCATGTGATTGTTTTTTGATGACCTCTGTAACAAAACACGTATAGGCTTGTAACCCCGTGAGTGACTCGACTCTGATACACCGGAAATACTTGATGGCGTGGAATCGAACCCTCGCCCTTCAGAtagaaagacgagagtcataaccccTAGACTACGACGCTCTCACATTATAGTAAACATTATCACAGGTGGTTTTAATATCCCGGTGATGTAGCGTTGTGCCTTCACACTGAAAGTACACCGCTATTGCTACTGCTTGCCTATAGTTTGTTGCGGAGTTATAGCGAGGCGATATTATCCCGGGGTAGTTTGTTGCGTGTCCGAGAATTCACACTGAAGGCAATACCGCTACAGTCTCGGGACAGTCCCGGTACTGTAAATGTTCTTGTGGCCAGTGCAAAGACGGTACTAAGagtcatacatgtattacatgccctcctatagaaagaacgcatgatctactgatagatgtgataaaagaggcggtttaagtgaaatatatacttaaggaatggggagagttgttcacaagtgacatcacacctctttgtcgcattgccgatttgtggatctccatagcattagtgatcgcaatattcaaatgctcttaactttctcattatttgtccgatttttctcaaactttcgttgatctgtttctttgatttttctgttttcacataaGCTATCCTGTTCCAAATGTTTCATTCGCCtttaaaagtgccacccagatgttcatataatcatctcgtcatgtgCATATCTTAGGGAAAAAGATAAGTTCTTATATCTTCTTAGATCTCGTCATGTATACATCCCGTGatagagatgatcagatgaaaagatcttggatctcgccatgtctacatctttagaagagatgatctgatgacaagatcttggatctcgccatgtctacatctttagaagagatgatcagatgacaagatcttggatctcgccaTGTCTACAttctgtgggagagatgatcagataacaagatcttggatctcgtcatgtctacatcctgtggtagagatgatcagatggcaagatcttggatctcgccatgtctacatcctgtggtagagatgatcagatggcaagatcttggatctcatcatgtctacatctgATCATGTCTTCTATAAGATATAGACATGACGGGATAATTATATGAACATCGGGTAGCACTTTGAAGCTTCCATAGTGCGCAATGAGGTGATGTTATTCATATGCAACTGGGAATCGCAACTGAATCGCaattaaatatttgtgaaacacaCCCTCTTTAGCGTTTATTTAAAAGTCCACAGTTCGAAATTTACTTTACATTACCAAATGTAATTACGCTTGGTGTTTGGACTTGATTTGCTATGGAAAATAAGTTTATTGCAAAACTCGGTGAATTTTCtgccattttctttttctttagtTTTGGCGCGTAAGGTAAGTGTGTGGGAAGTAGTGTATGTGGGTTGACTTAGGCAAGGACAAATCTTAGGTCATAAGTCAAACTACTGAACTCTATAGCCACTGAACTATTTTGTTTAGTGGGTTAAACGCATCGTTTACAGTAACATTTACATCATCActataaatgttattattattatttatagtccagtcaatatagggtttgacccaccactaattgcaacatgatatattccactgcaatactttcaaggaaggtcccctaaacaacatactaaaagtcccaagaaatcaaagcagtggaaatttatgaaatttgcatattgtgcaaattagccataaaaagttagaaaaacaaggaaaatagcccaaagattacaaattgagtgtccaaaacaatttaatttgagcgaaacttcatgataaataactgtattcaatgttttttttgtcaaaagtgcaaaaaaatctacctcatttgcataatatgcaaataagcatccttatatggaaaaatgttaaggtattgtgatttttctatcattaactgcttgaaaatttcattaaagttgaaatttacatgctgctatcactaaggatgttaaataaatttgtattcagcttagtgtctatagtgtaatttacatattatgcacaTAAAAGTATCTaatatgttataaatattcaagataaCACCTtggtgatacatccctcaaaaattgcaagtagattatctattgaaattggaatatagCAAAtacaggaaggtttcctaaacaccatatcaaaagtccttaaatatacaagcatataggaaaatcacaaaatttgcattttatgcaaattagccataataaattacaaataaggaaaataatccaaatattggatATCAAGTGCAGGAAAcaatacgaattgaactgaagcccatgataagttttacaattcattttattttttgaaaaaaaaaaaatcgtcaataaatctacctcatttgcatatacatgAGCATATATATATGGACAAAAATCctgaaattttgacttttttcacaaaaactgttatgaaaacatttcagtcttgATCAATATGATGTAATCACGAAGAATGGCAAATACGGtacattaataatcagcttaatatAGTACTAGTATTTGAagtataatttacatattatgcaaataagcatacaacatcttatgaatattcaaggCACATACgtgatactttcctctaaaattccatATAGATTATGAgtattaaccatgatgaccttcGCTACACTCCctgcttggttgatattgactattgtcacgagcagttaccccactcatattgtacaatgatgagtccattctacatggatcccactgcttgaatgcttcattatttccatccaagtcttgctctcttctaGACTTTGTgtttcttgcgagtatagtccacgctagcaagttcctggattgccaagtgatcagcacaagatgtcacacccgtacaaataaaagcccattagcttcgaatgtttggtccttgtagcacaccatttagcttataaacttggggtccttgtatttaaagcgcttaacgataaatctTCATCCTACatatcagagctcttatctcagcatagaccaacacgcagtctcagatcagcagctcaagcattgctgagggaatctctcagccacacaacctggggtgacagagcctctacatctctggaccaaagctgtggaatagccttccccaatttatcaggagagcagagacaaccaacttttgagtcttacctgaagacctttctgttccccaTGCACTCCAACAATATcccaagaataactcaattgtagcattactaggacggtacttgaactgaatgatgatcctaaacactgtttgaagacattgaaatttgtgagatatttcctatttttgagcaagcgccatgagcgcccagctgaggcggataccggcgctttacaagaacccatcatcatcatcacttgtcttggtggCGAATATGAGTAAttgcttggatcacaagatctctgggcatgcttaataagagtaacaatgggcatttgcctatacgagcaacatgaaagccattcataaattaATGATGAAGGCTTAAAATGCATtaggcatctttctcagatacaggaatcgtgattagacgttcttgctAAATCCATttgctgcttcatgatgaagcatccattttctgttctttcctctttgataaatctcctatggcaaccatttccaaatattaaagctatagtttctaagtcgtatgcaaataatgatattaatttcctgatatttatggtaaacagaaattcatcagtgagacaatgaacaaaccagatggaGGACTGATTATTGTTTTTCCAACAAGaacacaacataatggaacaccATTAACGTCACCATCAGATTCCATCCAAAattgattagacagtgtgtaccacttccagcatttatttgccacaatgtgttactcatgggtatactgtgaggttatCCAAATGAATAAACCCTTTAGTAATCATGATACGACTAAGGATTatcttctggaggaatgctgactttaatagtgtcatgcagatgtactttggacaatcatacaactctctgtactgaaatccgacaagtcgggcataggagactgaatgccaatcaagaaGACTTGAACAAAAACACACCGTTAACCAcgtcttcttccgacacaagttgcctcaatgagacaatggacataagttgtgtcggaagatgtcaagagttttagagaaaggctaggaaggcttgcacattttagagctccaaaagcatcagtaagttaaagctcagaattgctacaatgcattaaagaggaccataatagggtttgtagacaagcctataatgCATAATATGTTGACCGGATTGACAgtgatccaggctgtaacaattagcatgttgaGAGCCCTttaatatcaatagctatgactacattggaataaCATTATTAAGGCAAAtatttttagtcttagtattcaccactgatcatgatgatgatgacgctgattTAAAAGTCCTGGAACCCAGTCACATTCCCccggggcagtaatctaaatataacccatgtagtatattgttttatgtcctcatgaaagaaaaatataatttgaaataaaacttttgggaaaaatgacattttagccataatatgtattggagtacatgggaGAGTAGTCATTGCCTTACATCacatgacatcccatatgcaacttttaaaaattcataactttcttgttgtttgtccactattgttcaaactttcacctgtcaacttgtctgatttttcttttccttataaaaaaaaaagtttttatttgtgttggattcccctttaaagaaaaaaccgGCATATagctactaggccagacggaatctctgctaCACTTTTTAATGAGACcactcatcagatcttacctgccataagtttgcttttcccatggcctccctttatcatgtttatacggtgaaatttccaaaaagtataagtcgttcccatccatataagaaagggttgtcaactctaacaaactacacaccaattcaaatactgtgctttgttcttgccaatcccatcatcttgtcagactaacaacgcggcttaggaagcgaagaacatatttccagtatttttttattgaatataaatcatattaggatagattcgaatgcttagtgatagcagcatattaattttaaaaactgaaatgttttcactgtAGTTAATGTGATAAAATTCAacatttcttgacattttccatataaggatacttaattgcataatatgcaaatggggcagatttgctagctttttaaaataaaagtatTGAACTTagttattcatcatgaacttttgttcaaaattacttgctgtggacatttaatttgtaatattttgattaatttcctaattttctatttttctaaatggctaatttgcataatatgcaaattaatcttcaggcattgggatgaatttTCATGCTTAGTGATATACTAGTCGTAGCATATTAATGTAAGCactaatgaaatgttttcaagcagtctatatgagaaaaatcacaatatcttgacattttttccatataaggatgcttatttgcataatatgcaaatgaggtagaaaattttgcacttttgattaaaaacattgaattcagttatttatcatgaatttccattcaaattaaattgttttggacatttgatttgtaatctttggactatttcccttctttttctaatttttcatggctaatttgcataatatgcaaatttcataaatttccactgcttggatttcttgggacttttagtatgttgtttaggggaccttcctggaaagcatttcagtggaatatctcgtgttgcaattagtggtgggttacccccctattctggctagattgactggactattagtaatattcatgtttttataatATCACTTCTTCTGTCATCTTACACATTTAGGTGTCCTGCGGAGCAGTCTGTCAGAGTAAATCATATGGTTTCTCGGGACGTTGAAGGATTTTGTTTCAGTGCATTCCGCTTCCGAGATGAGGAATCTGACATGTCACAGGTATCTATATACTTACGTAGAGGGCGTCAACACTTTCCAGAGTACAGAGCCCTTTGTTACATTTATAACAGAGTTTGGCCAATTCGTTGTCGACGGGTTACATACATGGCGCATAATGCTTGGTTATAGACAAGCCCAATTCAAAGATGATAAAGTCTAgtgtttttaaaatgaaattggaaacTGAAATTCTGTATCATTGAATTATTCAGTGACCGTTCCCATACGCAACTAGAACTTGAAATTGATAGTCTGGAGCATTTCGTGTATTTCATTGATGAACAGGCATAGTCCCTCCAGTATGATTCAAATCCTcgaaatttgattttgatatccAGGTTTTCATTCACTGCGACGTAACGGTATGTGGCACCGAGGATGCGGATGCTGCTAGGTCGGATGTATCTTGCGGAGGGCATGGAGGTGGTGAGAGAAGGCGTCGGGATGCAAGCTCGGGTTCAAACTAACACACCATCAGCTATGGACCGTTGTCCATCTACAGTGAAGGCAATGGCTTCGCGGCCTCTGTACAAGGTCAGTTGACTTattattttggcggccattttgaaaaaaaaaaccggccTAAGGCGAGTTAAGGTTCAGAAACGACCTGACTACCTCATATTGTTGTTCAGTTTGAACAACTGAACTATAAGTAAAACATAAAATTCATCCTACTCTATGTGGTATCTTGCTCTATATAACCGGGACTAAGAAATGACTaaaataattaatgataaaatacataaataaataaaagagcaaaaattataataagtgaagagctcacttgcaaaaggggttaggtccatttttcatcaatttcatacatttaaaaaaaaaattgaaattcctattaaaaagtgaactaaaattggcaaagaaaaatcactttcttttcaataataataataataatgatattccgcatttatatagcgcttaatacatcggaacgacgtctctaagcgctttacagacataattaccccggtcatcggatccttgcatgcccgcatacaatgtatgcgcCTTCTCCACTCCagtggggagcattccaacaagagttccaagactcaattgctaggcatactacatataggctttcacatcctaccgggtacccatttaacacctgggtggagagtggcaaagtgtggattaacgccttgccaaaggacgctaggccatggtgggattcgaacacacgaccctctgattacaaggcgagagtcagaaccgctacaccacgacgcttcctttCAAAAGgagttaggtccatttcagtttagtttcaaaagggggttaggtccacacataatttttttggaaaagaatatcataaaaaatatgaagacaggtagatttcttttatacccaatctTATGCTATCATGATAAGgcatcatgaaaatttagtttcgcataaggaTATTGCAacatgggagaataaaaaaaatgattttctttgagtggacctaaccccttttgcaaacaaactcttctgaagagctcatttgtcaaaaggggttaggtccattgttcataaattttattttctgtctAGAAACCTCTAAATGTTTAGTCGCtctaatgaaaacaaagaaaatttgaaattttcatgaaaacgtaaataaaagtggcaaagaaaaataattttttaataaaaatagattggattcatttaagtttacttgcaaaagtggttttcttttatacccaattttatgttcacattatagagtagtacatcatgacaatttagtttctcataagaatattgcagtaaaGGCCCGTTTACACCGCATCCGGCACGGCGACCGTGCACGGCATTCCGGCACGGCATACGGCACGCCGTGCTGTTTTCCAGTTTCCACTGCCCCACGGCACGGCAATAAAGCCGTGCACGGATCCCGTCTAGCAGGCAAAAACCGTCCAATGTACCCATGAAAACCCAAGGCAAAGAAGCCTGCTTCAGGCGTGGCAAGAAGTAATTTTTAAGGGTTTTCGTGTATCTAATTAATCTTGTCTTGAATTCCACCAAGAAGCATCAATCTGACGGACTGCTCATTGGACAGACACAAATATTCTTTGTTATTCACTCATATCTATACGGGAATGGATCGTTCTATTTAAATGTAATTGAATTTTGTCAtgattaatctttttattttacactttGCTTTCCATACTTCACTTCCCATTTCTATGCCATTGTCACCTGTTCATCTCATTCCTTAGTTTATATATCAGATTCTATTGCCATTACAACTCCACATGTTTCTATTGTCTTCTCATTTATATTCAGAACATTCTTCTTCATTCATGACCTCGTGCTCATTGGTTTACCTTTCACCCTTagttcttccacttttcttgatTCTTCTATTCTCTCTGTTTCTATTAGTTAAATTGGTTATACGAAATTATTTCTGAACATATTTGAATAcggtatattatttgtttaaaggtcaaatccaggcccaagaaaactgttgatttgaataaatagaaaaaagacAAACTAGCATAATTCATgcagaatcggatgtaaaataagaaagttatgacattttaaagtttcgcttattttcacaaaagagtgatatgcacacctcagtgatatgtaaatgagacagttgatgtcccttactatttcctttttttattgtttgaaaaatacaatatttcatttatttgacaataatgaccaacttgactaaaccaatgctaattctacatgttcagggaggaattaattgtttctcttgacaatgagaagaaaattacatttcatatttcatataataaaatacaaaataaatagtgagcgAATGACgttatcagtctcctcatttgcataccgatcaggatgtgtatataactgttttgtgaaaattaagcgaaactttaaaatgtcataactttcttattttacatccgaatttgatgatattttcagtgttatgcttgttggatatttctcttttattaaaatcaacttttttgttggggtggacttgttctttaaaagCAATGCCAAGTGAGGTCTGGCCCAAGAAATAAGAGCAACACTGGACTTCATTTTGTCGACATCTTTATTTTGAGTTTAGTTCAGCTCCAAATATATTTTAGGTTCTTCAGCAGCAATCTAcattatatttgttgttgaaaaaaaagtgatgctCATTaatttattacagaaaaaaataatacgagatatataaacaacaaaaaatgcatgGGGCGTCAAAAAATTTCTTGAAGATgaatgtattctttttatttcacaatcaaCTTTCTTTTGTCAGTATTTTTCAtgtccaggggcccatttcaaaAGTACTTtaacattatggcaactaccatggaaaccacaATTATAATTGGATGTTGCGCCATATTAAAGACAAATTAAGTTATGGTAGTTGTacctctttatgaaacaggccacAGGAGTGTCATTGCCATTCTGTTTAGAGatgaaattttgtttctaaCATTTTGTCAGATTTCAAACAATCCTAGATCTCtgtttccaaaataaaacattagtcCAGAAACGTTCCGTCCAGTacccatcatttttattttcacagtaACTGGTTTCATGTATTGATATTTGATAGTGCATTACTAGTGATAatgttaatacatgtatttgcatgaACCAAATTTCTGTGATGTGCAAAATGCTCAACTTCTCTTATCTGTGAACAAATCCTGAATTTAAATTCAAGtataatttaagaaataaatatatttttaataaatggtgAACATGCTCAGACGATATTTTCCAGATCTACAAAAGAGGAAGATCATAATCCTTCACAATCGTAATTTCTGCAAATTGAGACTGACTTGCAACTGTAACAATGGGAGATGTACATTGGCGGTGGaagccaaaaaataaaaaaaaggttatcaactaaaaatttagggggggggggccgtcccccacctcaaatttaggggggacctgtccccgcttccgccgcctatgg
This Lytechinus pictus isolate F3 Inbred chromosome 9, Lp3.0, whole genome shotgun sequence DNA region includes the following protein-coding sequences:
- the LOC129267963 gene encoding beta-tectorin-like, whose product is MFSLQIARFTDFSFDVEKIVGDEGVVAEDRVMLGSEVCFGVVLDSTPIVGVVIKSCWATEGGPDDVPPREDLINDQCPAEQSVRVNHMVSRDVEGFCFSAFRFRDEESDMSQVFIHCDVTVCGTEDADAARSDVSCGGHGGGERRRRDASSGSN